A window from Citrus sinensis cultivar Valencia sweet orange chromosome 3, DVS_A1.0, whole genome shotgun sequence encodes these proteins:
- the LOC102610687 gene encoding beta-glucosidase 24-like: MAFSAPLSSRIRNSTRALPSIFATVYVLLLSCSLSAQCHEFTSLSKSEAHTGLNSNVLNIKRSNFPANFSFGASTSAAQIEGATTEDGKGPSIWDDFIERYPGKVMNGNDLITAIDSYRRYKEDMKAVKELGVDSYRFSISWTRILPNGSLSGGVNQMGIDHYNSLIDELIKYGIKPFVTIFHFDSPQGLQEKYGGPLNRSFVDDFKDYAEICFKSFGDRVKNWMTINEPLIASKYGYESGTAAPGRCSDRNNCPAGNSSTEPYIASHNFLLAHAAAFRLYEQKFRAKQGGQIGLSLVSQFYEPLSNSSDDEAAAERALDFQLGWYLNPLVYGDYPKIMRKLARNRLPTFTAEEKKLVKGAFDFIGLNYYTTNYAKSIPMNSNDPPVSVTADQFVDFTGSGYIYIYPKGMQQVLEYVKNNYQNPAIYITENGVTEQRNDNLTLDVALKDEHRVDFVLGHLYYLHEAIKNGVNVKGYFYWSAFDDFEWGIGYLPRFGLYFIDYNNNLTRIPKESAKWVRDFLEGT, encoded by the exons ATGGCCTTTTCAGCACCTTTGTCATCACGCATTAGGAATTCAACACGAGCTTTACCTTCGATCTTTGCCACTGTTTATGTTTTGCTGCTTTCCTGCAGCTTGTCTGCGCAGTGTCATG AGTTCACATCACTGTCGAAGTCGGAAGCACACACTGGCCTCAACTCCAATGTATTGAATATCAAGAGATCCAATTTTCCAGCTAATTTCTCATTTGGAGCCTCAACTTCTGCTGCACag ATTGAAGGAGCAACGACAGAAGATGGGAAGGGACCAAGCATTTGGGATGATTTCATTGAAAGATATCCAG ggAAAGTTATGAACGGAAATGACCTGATCACAGCAATAGATTCATACAGGCGCTACAAG GAAGATATGAAAGCTGTGAAAGAACTTGGAGTTGATTCTTACAGATTTTCCATTTCCTGGACAAGGATTCTACCCa aCGGCTCATTAAGTGGTGGGGTGAACCAAATGGGTATCGATCACTACAATAGTCTCATCGACGAACTAATTAAATATG GCATCAAACCCTTTGTTACAATCTTTCACTTTGATTCACCGCAAGGCCTGCAAGAAAAGTATGGTGGCCCCTTGAATCGATCTTTTGT GGATGACTTCAAGGACTACGCAGAAATTTGTTTCAAATCATTTGGGGATAGGGTTAAGAATTGGATGACAATAAATGAGCCATTAATTGCATCAAAATATGGATATGAATCAGGAACAGCTGCACCAGGGAGATGTTCGGATAGGAACAACTGTCCAGCTGGTAATTCATCAACCGAACCTTACATCGCCTCTCACAATTTTCTGCTTGCCCATGCCGCTGCTTTTAGACTCTACGAACAAAAGTTCCGAGCAAAACAAGGTGGCCAGATTGGACTCTCCCTTGTGTCTCAATTTTATGAGCCCCTTTCAAATTCTTCCGATGATGAAGCGGCTGCAGAAAGAGCTTTGGACTTCCAGTTAGGATG gtATTTAAATCCTTTGGTGTATGGAGATTATCCAAAAATCATGAGAAAGTTGGCGAGGAATAGGCTGCCAACTTTTACAGCTGAAGAGAAGAAGCTGGTCAAGGGAGCTTTTGATTTTATTGGTCTCAATTATTATACCACCAATTATGCTAAGAGCATCCCAATGAATTCAAATGACCCACCGGTCAGTGTCACTGCCGATCAATTTGTAGATTTCACAG GGAGCGGGTACATTTACATTTATCCAAAAGGGATGCAACAAGTTTTGGAGTATGTGAAgaacaattatcaaaatccTGCAATCTACATTACTGAGAATG GGGTTACTGAACAACGAAACGACAATCTTACACTTGACGTGGCATTAAAGGATGAACATCGGGTAGATTTTGTTCTTGGGCACTTGTATTATCTCCATGAGGCAATTAA GAACGGAGTGAATGTGAAAGGATACTTTTATTGGAGcgcatttgatgattttgaatgGGGGATAGGCTACCTTCCCAGATTTGGACTTTATTTCATTGATTACAATAACAATCTCACCCGTATTCCTAAAGAATCTGCCAAATGGGTCCGTGATTTCCTCGAAGGTACATAA
- the LOC102611289 gene encoding O-fucosyltransferase 37: protein MLFASLASSNTYNEDGHEPAGLANSVLVPLPAQLVAGNLSKEEREFWQQPGSEGYKPCLDFSLAYRRKSAKISKEKRKFLVVVASGGLNQQRNQIVDAVVIARILEAALVVPVLQVNLIWGDESEFSDIFNVKHFKRTLQADVRVVSSLPSTHLMSRQSIENQLPYNISPFWIRARFFKQLNEEGVLVLKGLDTKLSKNLPPDLQKLRCKVAFHALRFAAPIQELGNRLARRMWIEGPYIALHLRMEKDVWVRTGCLTGLGLEYDEIIAKIRESQPEYLTGKLNMSHIQRRLAGLCPLTASEIARFLKALGAPSSARIYIAGGEPFGGHQALQPLAAEFPYLVTKEMLAQEGELSPYVNRSSSLAAIDYIVSLNSNVFVPSHGGNMGRVMQGHRAYVGHWKYIKPNKKAMLPFFDSSISDEEFGSIIRKIHSKSQGQPERRTNKRDRDVTAYPVPECMRKHNTGVF, encoded by the exons ATGCTCTTTGCTTCTCTTGCTTCGTCAAACACTTACAATGAGGATGGTCACGAGCCTGCGGGGTTGGCTAATAGCGTACTGGTGCCTTTACCGGCACAGCTAGTGGCTGGTAATTTGTCCAAGGAGGAGAGGGAGTTTTGGCAGCAGCCTGGTAGTGAAGGTTACAAGCCTTGTTTGGATTTCAGTCTTGCGTATAGAAGAAAGTCAGCCAAGATTTCCAAGGAGAAGAGGAAGTTCTTGGTGGTCGTGGCTTCAGGAGGATTGAATCAGCAGAGGAATCAGATTGTTGATGCTGTTGTTATTGCAAGGATTCTTGAAGCAGCCTTGGTTGTGCCCGTCTTGCAGGTTAATCTGATTTGGGGAGATGAGAG TGAATTCTCGGACATTTTTAATGTCAAACACTTCAAGAGGACTTTACAAGCAGACGTAAGAGTTGTATCATCCCTTCCCTCAACACATTTGATGTCAAGACAGTCCATTGAAAATCAGCTTCCTTACAACATTTCTCCATTTTGGATCCGTGCCAGGTTCTTCAAACAA CTAAATGAAGAAGGTGTTCTTGTACTAAAAGGGTTAGATACTAAGCTCTCCAAGAATCTTCCACCTGATCTGCAGAAGCTTCGATGCAAG GTAGCCTTCCATGCTTTAAGATTTGCAGCTCCAATTCAGGAACTTGGAAACCGACTTGCAAGGAGAATGTGGATTGAAGGTCCATATATTGCCCTCCATCTCCGGATGGAGAAGGACGTTTGGGTCAGAACCGGATGTCTCACTGGTTTAGGCTTGGAATATGATGAAATTATTGCCAAGATTCGCGAATCTCAACCTGAATACCTCACAGGAAAATTGAACATGAGCCACATTCAGCGAAGACTTGCTGGACTCTGTCCTCTTACTGCTTCAGAGATAGCAAG GTTTTTGAAGGCTTTGGGAGCGCCAAGTAGTGCAAGAATATACATTGCTGGAGGAGAGCCATTTGGGGGTCACCAGGCGCTGCAGCCACTTGCTGCAGAATTTCCATATTTGGTGACCAAGGAGATGTTGGCTCAAGAAGGTGAACTCTCTCCGTATGTCAACAGGTCCTCTTCTCTTGCTGCAATTGACTACATTGTCTCGTTGAACAGCAATGTATTTGTGCCTTCCCACGGTGGAAACATGGGCCGAGTCATGCAG GGTCACCGTGCCTATGTGGGTCATTGGAAGTACATAAAGCCTAACAAGAAAGCCATGCTTCCTTTCTTTGACTCCTCAATTTCTGATGAAGAATTTGGAAGCATTATAAGAAAGATACACAGTAAATCTCAGGGGCAGCCTGAGCGAAGGACTAACAAGAGAGACCGGGACGTGACGGCATATCCAGTTCCCGAGTGCATGCGCAAACACAACACTGGTGTTTTTTAA